In a genomic window of Ralstonia nicotianae:
- the polA gene encoding DNA polymerase I, whose protein sequence is MSESQETLLLVDGSSYLYRAYHALPDLRNGEGFPTGAIYGIVNMLRKLRNDYPAKYSACVFDAKGKTFRDELYPAYKEHRAPMPDDLRQQIEPIHEAVRALGWPILMVDGVEADDVIGTLAERAAREGIRTVVSTGDKDLAQLVNDHVTLVNTMSNETLDPAGVLAKFGVPPGKIVDYLSLIGDTVDNVPGVPKVGPKTAVKWLGEYGSLDSVIARAGEIKGVVGENLRNTLDWLPKGRELLTVKTDCDLATEVPTFEALVDGGEDRAKLVDFFGRYGFKTWLREASGESLPDTRSVGAARKAATPVKQYAPEAAAQPQASLFDVEAPPAEVKYETVTTEAQLESWMRLLDASELVCIDTETTSIDPMLAQLVGLSLSVEPGQACYIPVAHRGPDVSGLDAAGQLSREAVLARMKPWLEDAARKKVGQHLKYDAHVFANHGIALRGIAHDTMLQSYVLASHRNHGMDALAERVLHLKTITYEEVCGKGASQIGFDEVPLDRATEYAAEDADITLRLHRALYPKVAEDDKLRYVYEQIEMPTSIVLQKMERNGVLIDAERLARQSTGLGQRLLELEQQAYALAGQPFNLNSPKQIGEIFFTQLKLPVIKKTASGAPSTDEEVLQKLAEDYPLPKLLLDFRGLAKLKSTYTDKLPKMVNPQTGRVHTTYGQATAVTGRLASTDPNLQNIPVRTEEGRRIREAFVAPAGSVIVSADYSQIELRIMAHLSEDEGLLRAFREGQDVHRATAAEVFGVTPLEVTAEQRRYAKVINFGLIYGMSAFGLASNLGIGRDAAKLYIDRYFARYPGVARYMDETRLVAHERGYVETVFGRRLWLPDINGGNGPRRQAAERAAINAPMQGTAADLIKLSMLAVQDWLDGSPSASKPGAPMRTRQVMQVHDELVLEVPQEELSLVRERLPELMCGVASLRVPLVAEVGVGANWEEAH, encoded by the coding sequence ATGTCGGAAAGTCAAGAAACGCTATTGCTCGTCGATGGCTCGAGTTATCTGTACCGTGCTTATCACGCACTGCCCGACTTGCGCAATGGAGAAGGGTTTCCTACCGGGGCCATCTACGGCATCGTGAACATGCTGCGCAAGCTGCGCAACGACTACCCGGCCAAGTATAGCGCTTGCGTTTTCGACGCTAAAGGCAAGACCTTCCGCGACGAACTGTACCCCGCCTACAAGGAGCACCGGGCGCCGATGCCCGATGACCTGCGCCAGCAGATCGAGCCGATCCACGAAGCCGTGCGCGCGCTCGGCTGGCCCATCCTGATGGTCGACGGCGTGGAGGCCGACGACGTGATCGGCACGCTGGCCGAACGCGCCGCCCGGGAGGGCATCCGCACCGTTGTCTCGACCGGCGACAAGGACCTCGCCCAACTGGTGAACGACCATGTCACGCTGGTCAACACCATGAGCAACGAGACGCTCGATCCGGCCGGCGTGCTGGCCAAGTTCGGCGTGCCGCCCGGGAAGATCGTCGATTACCTGTCGCTGATCGGTGACACCGTGGACAATGTGCCGGGCGTGCCCAAGGTCGGCCCGAAGACGGCGGTCAAGTGGCTGGGCGAATACGGCTCGCTCGACAGCGTGATCGCCCGCGCCGGCGAGATCAAGGGCGTGGTCGGCGAGAACCTGCGCAACACGCTCGACTGGCTGCCCAAGGGCCGCGAGCTGCTGACCGTGAAGACCGACTGCGATCTCGCCACGGAAGTCCCGACCTTCGAGGCCCTCGTCGATGGCGGCGAGGATCGCGCCAAGCTGGTCGACTTCTTCGGCCGCTACGGCTTCAAGACCTGGCTGCGCGAGGCCAGCGGCGAATCGCTGCCGGATACCCGCAGCGTGGGCGCGGCGCGCAAGGCCGCCACGCCCGTCAAGCAATACGCACCGGAGGCCGCGGCGCAGCCGCAGGCCAGCCTGTTCGACGTCGAAGCGCCGCCGGCCGAGGTCAAATACGAAACCGTCACCACCGAAGCGCAGCTCGAATCGTGGATGCGGTTGCTGGATGCGTCCGAACTGGTCTGCATCGACACCGAGACCACCTCGATCGATCCGATGCTGGCGCAGCTGGTGGGCCTTTCGCTGTCGGTCGAGCCGGGCCAGGCGTGCTACATCCCGGTCGCGCATCGCGGCCCCGATGTGTCGGGGCTGGACGCCGCCGGGCAGCTCTCACGCGAGGCCGTGCTGGCGCGCATGAAACCGTGGCTGGAGGACGCGGCCCGCAAGAAGGTCGGCCAGCATCTGAAGTACGACGCGCACGTGTTCGCCAACCATGGCATCGCACTGCGCGGCATCGCGCACGACACCATGCTGCAGTCGTACGTGCTGGCCTCGCACCGCAACCACGGCATGGACGCGCTGGCCGAGCGCGTGCTGCACCTGAAGACCATCACCTACGAAGAGGTCTGCGGCAAGGGCGCGTCGCAGATCGGCTTCGATGAGGTGCCGCTCGACCGCGCCACAGAATACGCCGCCGAGGACGCCGACATCACGCTGCGCCTGCACCGCGCGCTGTATCCCAAGGTGGCCGAGGACGACAAGCTGCGCTACGTCTACGAGCAGATCGAGATGCCGACCTCCATCGTGCTGCAGAAGATGGAGCGCAACGGCGTGCTGATCGATGCCGAGCGCCTGGCCAGACAGAGCACCGGGCTGGGCCAGCGCCTGCTGGAGCTCGAGCAGCAGGCCTATGCGCTGGCCGGCCAGCCGTTCAATCTGAACTCGCCCAAGCAGATCGGCGAGATCTTCTTCACGCAGCTCAAGCTGCCGGTCATCAAGAAGACCGCCAGCGGTGCGCCGTCGACCGACGAAGAGGTGCTGCAGAAGCTGGCCGAGGACTACCCGCTGCCCAAGCTGCTGCTCGATTTCCGCGGCCTGGCCAAGCTCAAGTCCACCTATACCGACAAGCTGCCGAAGATGGTCAATCCGCAGACCGGCCGGGTCCACACCACCTACGGGCAGGCGACCGCCGTCACGGGCCGGCTGGCCTCGACCGACCCGAACCTGCAGAACATCCCGGTGCGCACGGAAGAAGGGCGGCGCATCCGCGAAGCGTTCGTCGCGCCGGCGGGCAGCGTGATCGTCTCGGCCGACTACTCGCAGATCGAGCTGCGCATCATGGCCCACCTGTCCGAGGACGAAGGCCTGTTGCGCGCCTTCCGCGAGGGCCAGGACGTGCACCGCGCCACCGCGGCCGAAGTCTTCGGTGTGACGCCGCTGGAGGTCACGGCCGAACAGCGCCGCTACGCCAAGGTCATCAACTTCGGCCTCATCTACGGCATGAGCGCGTTCGGGCTGGCGAGCAACCTCGGCATCGGCCGCGACGCCGCCAAGCTCTATATCGACCGGTATTTCGCGCGCTATCCCGGCGTGGCCCGCTACATGGACGAGACCCGCCTGGTCGCGCACGAACGCGGCTACGTCGAGACGGTGTTCGGCCGCCGCCTGTGGCTGCCCGACATCAACGGCGGCAACGGCCCGCGCCGCCAGGCCGCCGAGCGCGCCGCCATCAATGCGCCCATGCAGGGCACCGCCGCCGACCTCATCAAGCTGTCGATGCTGGCCGTGCAGGACTGGCTGGATGGCTCGCCCAGCGCCAGCAAGCCCGGCGCGCCGATGCGCACGCGCCAGGTCATGCAGGTGCACGATGAACTGGTGCTGGAAGTCCCGCAGGAAGAGCTGTCGCTGGTGCGCGAGCGCCTGCCCGAGCTGATGTGCGGCGTGGCGTCGCTGCGTGTGCCGCTGGTGGCCGAGGTGGGCGTCGGCGCGAACTGGGAAGAGGCGCACTGA
- a CDS encoding NAD(P)/FAD-dependent oxidoreductase has protein sequence MAGQVDGAGGPRIVVVGGGAGGLELATRLGDKLGKRRAARVVLVDRNPTHIWKPLLHEVAAGSMDPNTHQLEYAAQARWHGFEFQQGELKGLDRAAKTITVSGCVDADGTEVLPERAIAYDMLVLAIGSVTHFFGVPGTAEHAIALDAASQAERFRRKLISACMRAQNGVGDARAQVDIAIVGAGATGVELSAELRNTAHVLAAYGLHKLDPLRDIRIHLIEGSPRILAALSERVSTETTKLLQKLNVEVITGERVNQVTDSAVKTASGKSIPADLTVWAAGIRAPAILGELGLPVNKLGQVVVSRMLQAEGDDAIYAFGDCASCPWPEASASVPPRAQAAHQQATYLYKALCRRLEGKPVEPFGFKDLGSLVSLGHFSAVGSLMGGLIGGTMFIEGMMARLMYTSLYRMHVMALHGFVRMALDTVTHWLRSKTNPRVKLH, from the coding sequence ATGGCAGGGCAGGTGGACGGCGCGGGTGGTCCGCGCATCGTGGTGGTCGGCGGTGGCGCCGGCGGGCTGGAACTGGCAACGCGCCTGGGCGACAAGCTCGGCAAGCGCCGCGCCGCGCGGGTCGTCCTGGTCGACCGCAACCCGACACATATCTGGAAGCCGCTGCTGCACGAAGTGGCCGCCGGCAGCATGGACCCGAACACCCACCAGCTCGAATACGCCGCCCAGGCGCGCTGGCACGGCTTCGAGTTCCAGCAGGGCGAGCTGAAGGGCCTGGACCGCGCCGCCAAGACCATCACCGTGTCCGGCTGCGTCGACGCCGACGGCACCGAGGTGCTGCCCGAGCGCGCCATCGCCTATGACATGCTGGTGCTCGCCATCGGCAGCGTGACGCATTTCTTCGGCGTGCCGGGCACGGCCGAGCATGCGATTGCGCTGGATGCCGCGTCGCAGGCCGAGCGCTTCCGCCGCAAGCTGATTTCGGCGTGCATGCGCGCGCAGAACGGCGTGGGCGATGCGCGCGCGCAGGTGGACATCGCCATCGTCGGCGCGGGCGCGACCGGCGTGGAACTGTCGGCGGAACTGCGCAACACCGCCCACGTGCTGGCGGCCTACGGCCTGCACAAGCTGGACCCGCTCCGCGATATCCGCATCCACCTGATCGAAGGGAGCCCGCGCATCCTGGCCGCCCTGTCCGAACGCGTCTCCACCGAGACCACCAAGCTGCTGCAGAAGCTGAACGTGGAGGTGATCACCGGCGAGCGCGTCAACCAGGTCACCGACAGCGCGGTCAAGACGGCCAGCGGCAAGTCGATCCCGGCCGATCTGACGGTGTGGGCGGCGGGCATCCGCGCGCCGGCGATCCTGGGCGAGCTGGGGCTGCCGGTGAACAAGCTGGGGCAGGTGGTCGTCTCGCGCATGCTGCAGGCCGAAGGCGACGACGCCATCTATGCCTTCGGCGATTGCGCCAGCTGCCCGTGGCCCGAGGCATCGGCCAGCGTGCCGCCGCGCGCCCAGGCCGCCCACCAGCAGGCGACCTATCTGTATAAAGCCCTGTGCCGCCGGCTGGAAGGCAAGCCGGTGGAGCCGTTCGGCTTCAAGGACCTGGGCTCGCTGGTGTCGCTCGGCCACTTCAGCGCGGTCGGCAGCCTGATGGGCGGCCTGATCGGCGGCACCATGTTCATCGAAGGGATGATGGCGCGGCTGATGTACACGTCGCTGTACCGCATGCACGTGATGGCGCTGCACGGCTTCGTGCGCATGGCGCTGGATACCGTCACGCACTGGCTGCGCAGCAAGACCAATCCGCGGGTCAAGCTACACTAG
- a CDS encoding dienelactone hydrolase family protein, translated as MHELDAEVESLVPGRSFDRRSFVKTALGSAFAAAVLPVSAQAIHTDFNGLTVGEVTVPVGDFKVPAYRAQPEGKTGLPVMIVVSEIFGVHEYIADVCRRFAKLGYLAIAPDLFVRQGDPQSYGTIQELQANVISKVPDAQVIGDLDATVAWARQNGGDPARIGITGFCWGGRQAWLFAEHSPDIKAAVVWYGHLKGNATALQPAFPIDKVADLKAPVLGLYGAKDTGITQDAVQAMKAALETSANPRAKASRIIVYPDAGHAFHADYRPSYVKADAEDGWKKCLAWFKDHGVA; from the coding sequence ATGCATGAGCTCGATGCGGAAGTGGAAAGCCTGGTGCCCGGCCGCAGCTTCGACCGCCGCAGTTTCGTGAAGACGGCGCTGGGTTCGGCGTTTGCCGCGGCGGTGCTGCCGGTGTCGGCGCAGGCCATCCACACCGATTTCAACGGGCTGACGGTGGGCGAGGTGACCGTGCCCGTCGGCGACTTCAAGGTGCCCGCCTACCGCGCCCAGCCGGAAGGCAAGACCGGGCTGCCGGTGATGATCGTCGTCAGCGAGATCTTCGGCGTGCATGAATACATCGCCGATGTCTGCCGGCGCTTCGCCAAGCTCGGCTATCTCGCCATCGCGCCGGACCTGTTCGTGCGCCAGGGCGACCCGCAGTCGTACGGCACCATCCAGGAACTGCAGGCCAACGTGATCTCCAAGGTGCCCGACGCGCAGGTCATCGGCGACCTGGACGCCACGGTGGCGTGGGCCAGGCAGAACGGCGGCGATCCGGCGCGTATCGGCATCACCGGCTTCTGCTGGGGCGGGCGCCAGGCCTGGCTGTTCGCCGAGCACAGTCCCGACATCAAGGCCGCGGTGGTGTGGTATGGCCACCTGAAGGGCAATGCGACCGCGCTGCAGCCGGCGTTCCCGATCGACAAGGTGGCCGACCTGAAGGCGCCGGTGCTGGGCCTGTACGGCGCCAAGGACACCGGCATCACGCAGGATGCCGTCCAGGCCATGAAGGCGGCGCTGGAGACATCCGCCAATCCCAGGGCCAAGGCCTCGCGCATCATCGTCTACCCGGACGCCGGCCACGCGTTCCATGCCGACTACCGGCCCAGCTATGTCAAGGCGGACGCCGAGGACGGCTGGAAGAAGTGCCTGGCCTGGTTCAAGGACCACGGCGTGGCGTAG
- a CDS encoding ZIP family metal transporter: MTADSTLLGILLATALSGIGSMAGAAALSLTVLARVVDRMVSFSVGVLLATSLLHSLPEAFESHHGIEPNTHALFATLLAGLLGFFLLEKIALIRHSHHHEGDGHGHHHGHDRQEAGRSGLMILVGDGLHNFSDGIVIAAAFLADTRVGIVTALAIAAHEIPQEIGDFMVLLNAGFSKTRAFVYNLICSVCALVGAVLGYYLLDRMSAWIPYVLVVASSSFIYIAVCDLMPQMKRRPRWQESAVQIALVTAGIVMIFLLTDGLHHHAH; the protein is encoded by the coding sequence ATGACCGCTGATTCCACCCTGTTAGGCATTCTTCTCGCTACCGCGCTGTCCGGCATCGGCAGCATGGCCGGCGCCGCCGCGCTGTCGCTGACCGTGCTGGCGCGCGTGGTCGACCGCATGGTCAGTTTCTCTGTCGGCGTGCTGCTGGCGACGTCGCTGCTGCACTCGCTGCCCGAGGCGTTCGAGTCGCACCACGGCATCGAGCCCAATACCCACGCCCTGTTCGCCACGCTGCTGGCGGGGCTGCTGGGGTTCTTCCTGCTGGAGAAGATTGCGCTGATCCGCCATTCGCACCATCACGAGGGCGACGGCCATGGCCACCACCACGGCCATGACCGGCAGGAGGCGGGCCGCAGCGGGCTGATGATCCTGGTGGGCGACGGCCTGCACAACTTCTCCGATGGCATCGTCATCGCCGCGGCCTTCCTGGCCGACACGCGTGTCGGCATCGTCACCGCGCTGGCGATCGCGGCGCACGAGATCCCGCAGGAGATCGGCGATTTCATGGTGCTGCTCAACGCCGGCTTCTCCAAGACGCGCGCCTTCGTCTACAACCTGATCTGCAGCGTGTGCGCGCTGGTGGGGGCGGTGCTCGGCTATTACCTGCTGGATCGCATGTCGGCGTGGATTCCCTACGTGCTGGTGGTGGCCTCCAGCAGCTTCATCTACATCGCCGTGTGCGATCTGATGCCGCAGATGAAGCGCCGGCCGCGCTGGCAGGAGTCCGCCGTGCAGATCGCGCTGGTCACGGCGGGCATCGTGATGATCTTTCTGCTGACCGACGGTCTGCACCACCACGCGCATTGA
- a CDS encoding sulfurtransferase, producing the protein MSERAPRYATLITAPQLAALQQSAPRSTIVFDCSFDLANPAAGREAYRASHIPGAFYLHLDNELSGPKTGTNGRHPLPDADAFVARMRALGVNDDTQVVACDRQAGMFAARLWWLMRWVGHADVAVLDGGLPAWEAARLPVDSVVPDELQLSTAPGNLSRKPSLVPLMTADLVLKRLGQPALPIIDARAPDRYRGENETLDPVGGHIPGARNRFFRDNLQADGTFKPAAQLRSDFEAVLAGARPEDAVLQCGSGVTASHNLLAMEVAGLPGAALYAGSWSEWVSDPSRPVATGPNP; encoded by the coding sequence ATGAGCGAACGCGCACCCCGCTATGCCACGCTGATCACCGCACCCCAGCTCGCCGCGCTGCAGCAGAGCGCGCCCCGCAGCACGATCGTGTTCGACTGCAGCTTCGATCTGGCCAACCCGGCCGCCGGGCGCGAGGCGTATCGCGCAAGCCACATCCCCGGGGCGTTCTACCTGCACCTGGACAACGAGCTGTCGGGACCCAAGACCGGCACCAACGGCCGCCATCCGCTGCCCGATGCCGATGCCTTCGTCGCCCGCATGCGCGCGCTGGGCGTGAACGACGACACCCAGGTCGTCGCCTGCGACCGGCAGGCCGGCATGTTCGCCGCGCGGCTGTGGTGGCTGATGCGCTGGGTCGGCCATGCCGACGTCGCCGTGCTCGACGGCGGCCTGCCGGCCTGGGAGGCTGCGCGTCTGCCGGTCGACAGCGTGGTGCCCGACGAACTGCAACTGAGCACCGCACCGGGCAACCTGAGCCGCAAGCCGTCCCTGGTGCCGCTGATGACGGCCGACCTGGTGCTCAAGCGCCTGGGCCAGCCGGCCCTGCCGATCATCGACGCCCGCGCGCCGGACCGCTACCGCGGCGAGAACGAAACCCTCGACCCGGTCGGCGGCCACATCCCCGGCGCGCGCAACCGCTTCTTCCGCGACAACCTGCAGGCCGACGGCACCTTCAAGCCCGCGGCCCAGCTGCGCAGCGATTTCGAGGCCGTGCTGGCCGGCGCCCGGCCGGAAGACGCCGTGCTGCAATGCGGCTCGGGGGTGACCGCCAGCCACAACCTGCTGGCAATGGAAGTGGCCGGGCTGCCCGGCGCCGCGCTCTATGCCGGCTCGTGGAGCGAATGGGTCAGCGACCCCTCGCGCCCGGTGGCGACCGGACCGAATCCATGA
- a CDS encoding DMT family transporter has protein sequence MSTDHTIPIAQQTISSSRQSLWMVLAAFAFSAMGVCVKLASAHYSTGEIVFYRSLIGVALMGAVLYHTGAGVRTPHFASHIKRSVFGVTSLLLWFSSISLLPLATAMTLNYMSPVWIALIIGAGATLAGKAGGADRKMVTAILMSFVGVICLLQPSVGPSQMTGGMIGLVSGVFTALAYVEVRQLGDLGENEARIVFYFSLVSSIAGGAWMLIAGAHAHTWQSAWLLVAVGLLATLGQTAMTRAYKRGNTLLTANLQYTGIVFASGWGMLLWHDHLNALSWMGMALIIGSGIVTTVMRARQSGVAHPTPQTAVSGPEAEIHPEV, from the coding sequence ATGTCGACCGACCACACCATACCCATCGCCCAGCAGACGATCAGCTCGTCCCGACAATCGCTCTGGATGGTGCTCGCGGCATTCGCGTTCTCGGCAATGGGGGTCTGCGTCAAGCTGGCCTCGGCGCACTACAGCACCGGCGAGATCGTCTTCTACCGCAGCCTGATCGGCGTGGCGCTGATGGGCGCGGTGCTGTACCACACGGGGGCCGGCGTGCGCACGCCCCACTTCGCCTCGCATATCAAGCGCAGCGTGTTCGGCGTGACCTCGCTGCTGCTGTGGTTCAGCTCGATCAGCCTGCTGCCGCTGGCCACCGCCATGACGCTCAACTACATGTCGCCGGTGTGGATCGCGCTCATCATCGGCGCGGGCGCCACGCTGGCCGGCAAGGCCGGCGGGGCCGACCGCAAGATGGTCACGGCGATCCTGATGTCGTTCGTCGGCGTGATCTGCCTGCTGCAGCCGAGCGTGGGCCCCTCGCAGATGACCGGCGGCATGATCGGACTGGTGTCGGGCGTGTTCACGGCGCTGGCCTACGTGGAAGTCCGCCAGCTGGGCGACCTGGGCGAGAACGAGGCGCGCATCGTCTTCTATTTCTCGCTGGTCAGCTCGATCGCCGGCGGCGCGTGGATGCTGATCGCCGGCGCGCACGCGCACACCTGGCAGAGCGCCTGGCTGCTGGTGGCCGTGGGCCTGCTGGCCACGCTCGGCCAGACCGCCATGACGCGGGCCTACAAGCGCGGCAACACGCTGTTGACTGCCAACCTCCAGTACACCGGCATCGTCTTTGCGAGCGGATGGGGCATGCTGCTGTGGCACGATCACCTCAACGCGCTGTCGTGGATGGGCATGGCGCTCATCATCGGCAGCGGCATCGTCACCACGGTCATGCGCGCGCGCCAGTCGGGCGTTGCGCATCCGACACCGCAGACCGCCGTGTCGGGGCCGGAAGCCGAGATCCACCCGGAAGTCTGA
- a CDS encoding aromatic ring-hydroxylating oxygenase subunit alpha, translating into MSNLSTALNLVPSETQLPVSAYFDEALYQTEIERLFKHGPSYVGHELMVPEVGDYHTLAAEAEGRVLVRNPNGVELLSNVCRHRQAIMLNGRGNAQNIVCPLHRWTYDLKGQLLGAPHFERQPCVHLSRSLLQNWNGLLFEGKRDVRNDLARLGVARDLDFSGYMLDHVEVHDCDYNWKTFIEVYLEDYHVVPFHPGLGQFVSCDDLTWEFGEWYSVQTVGIHAGLRKPGTATYQKWHDAVLRFNNGEMPKYGAVWLTYYPNVMVEWYPNVLVVSTLHPMGPGKTRNVVEFYYPEEIVLFEREFVEAERAAYMETCIEDDEIAERMDAGRLALLRRGTSEVGPYQSPMEDGMQHFHEWYRRVMDY; encoded by the coding sequence ATGTCCAATCTCAGCACCGCGCTGAATCTGGTGCCGTCTGAAACCCAGCTGCCCGTCTCCGCATACTTCGACGAGGCGCTGTACCAAACCGAAATCGAACGTCTGTTCAAGCATGGCCCGAGCTACGTCGGCCATGAGCTGATGGTGCCCGAGGTGGGCGACTATCACACGCTTGCCGCCGAGGCCGAAGGCCGCGTGCTGGTACGCAATCCGAACGGCGTCGAACTGCTATCCAACGTATGCCGGCATCGCCAGGCGATCATGCTCAATGGGCGGGGCAATGCCCAGAACATCGTCTGCCCGCTGCACCGCTGGACATACGACCTGAAGGGCCAACTGCTGGGCGCGCCGCATTTCGAGCGGCAGCCGTGCGTGCACCTGTCGCGCTCGCTGCTGCAGAACTGGAACGGCCTGCTGTTCGAGGGCAAGCGCGACGTGCGCAACGACCTCGCCCGCCTGGGCGTGGCGCGCGACCTCGACTTCTCCGGCTACATGCTCGACCACGTCGAGGTGCACGACTGCGACTACAACTGGAAGACCTTCATCGAGGTCTACCTGGAGGACTACCACGTCGTGCCCTTCCACCCCGGCCTCGGCCAGTTCGTCTCGTGCGACGACCTGACCTGGGAATTCGGCGAGTGGTACAGCGTGCAGACGGTCGGCATCCACGCCGGCCTGCGCAAGCCCGGCACGGCGACCTACCAGAAGTGGCATGACGCCGTGCTGCGCTTCAACAACGGCGAGATGCCCAAGTACGGCGCGGTATGGCTGACGTACTACCCGAACGTGATGGTGGAGTGGTACCCGAACGTCCTGGTGGTCTCGACCCTGCATCCGATGGGCCCGGGCAAGACCCGCAACGTGGTCGAGTTCTATTACCCGGAAGAAATCGTGTTGTTCGAGCGCGAATTCGTCGAGGCCGAGCGCGCCGCCTACATGGAGACCTGCATCGAGGACGACGAGATCGCCGAGCGCATGGATGCCGGCCGGCTGGCCCTGCTCAGGCGCGGCACCAGCGAGGTCGGGCCTTACCAGTCGCCGATGGAAGACGGCATGCAGCATTTCCACGAGTGGTACCGCCGCGTGATGGACTATTGA